From a region of the Mercurialis annua linkage group LG1-X, ddMerAnnu1.2, whole genome shotgun sequence genome:
- the LOC126665224 gene encoding BAG family molecular chaperone regulator 4-like: protein MKNSSSDNDQVHVNNHGGTGNDGPFINIHVSHGQSNHQIYVPSHSTFGYVKEVIAQEVGLDPDQQKVLFRGKEKEDWEYLNEAGVKDKSKILVLENRASAEKGETSKDDAKDSGESSKADAKGSGESSKADAKGSGETSKADEKQSEEMLKAFQSIAAIREEVDKLAERVSVLEVAVNSGTKVANEEFAASAELLMRQLLKLDTIEAEGEAKMQRKAEVRRVQNFHDLLDNLKSSNSKPVGNNGNTVSVTTEWETFDSGVGSLNPPPVSPSTRITEDWERFD from the exons ATGAAGAATTCAAGTTCAGACAATGATCAAGTTCATGTTAATAACCATGGCGGCACTGGTAATGACGGACCATTCATCAACATCCACGTCTCCCACGGTCAATCCAACCACCAAATTTATGTTCCCTCTCATTCAACTTTCG GTTATGTGAAAGAGGTGATTGCACAAGAAGTGGGTTTGGACCCTGATCAGCAAAAGGTTTTATTTAGGGGAAAAGAGAAGGAGGATTGGGAGTATTTGAATGAGGCAGGTGTGAAGGATAAGTCAAAAATTCTAGTTTTGGAAAACCGAGCGAGTGCGGAAAAAGGTGAGACTTCAAAAGATGATGCAAAGGATAGTGGGGAGAGTTCAAAGGCGGATGCAAAGGGAAGTGGGGAGAGTTCAAAGGCGGATGCAAAGGGCAGCGGGGAGACTTCGAAGGCTGATGAAAAGCAAAGCGAGGAGATGTTGAAAGCGTTTCAATCTATTGCTGCAATTAGAGAAGAGGTTGATAAGCTCGCCGAAAGG gtGTCTGTGTTAGAAGTGGCTGTGAATAGCGGGACCAAAGTTGCTAATGAAGAATTTGCTGCCTCAGCTGAATTATTGATGAGGCAATTGCTGAAGTTGGACACTATTGAGGCTGAAGGGGAAGCAAAGATGCAGCGTAAAGCTGAG GTACGTCGTGTCCAAAACTTTCATGACCTGCTGGACAACCTAAAATCAAGTAATTCAAAGCCTGTTGGCAATAACGGCAATACTGTGTCTGTGACAACTGAGTGGGAGACATTTGACTCCGGTGTAGGAAGCTTGAATCCACCACCAGTCTCACCGTCAACTAGAATTACTGAGGACTGGGAAAGGTTTGATTAG